Sequence from the Pseudobacteroides sp. genome:
AACAGAGAGCTCACCTTCTAGAGCCCTTAATATACTGCCTACCTTTATGTTAGCGGGGTCATCAGCTAATATATACCCACCTTGTGCCCCTTTAACACTTTTTACTAGGCCTGATTTTCTAAGAATTGAAAAAACCTGCTCAAGGTAATTTTCAGATATGTCTTGTCTCTCAGCTATGTTGCATAATGAAACGTGATCTCCTGCGGAGTTCACGGCCAAGTCAACCATTGCTCTTAATCCATACCTTCCTTTTGTAGAAAGTTTCATAGTATCCCTACCTTCTCCTACTAATCCTATATGTTTTATGATACATTTTATTTTCCAGTATGTCAATCATTTTTCTTGTTTTCTCCATTTTTCAACTGGTTCAAATCAAATGGAGTCTGCTGGTATACGTAGTAATTGAGCCAATTTGAAAAAAGCAGGTTGGCATGTCCTCTCCATTTGACAATGGGCTCTTTTGAAGGATCGTCATCACGAAAATAGTTTTTAGGCACTTCAATGTCAAGGCCCTTTGAAATATCCCTGTCATACTCTGCCTTCAAAGTAAGGGGGTCATACTCGGAATGGCCTGTTACGAATATTTGCCTGCCGCCTTTAGTCTTGACAATGTACACACCTGATTCATCAGATTCTGAAAGTATCTCCAGATCACTTACTTTTTCAATATCTTCCCTCTTAATTCCGGTATGTCTTGAGTGAGGCACAAAAAATTCGTCATCGAAGCCTCTAAAAAGCATTACATTTTTCTTGTTTATCCTATGCTTAAATATACCGAACATTTTTTCCGGCAAAGGATATTTGGGTATTCCATAATGATGATAGAGTCCTGCTTGAGCAGCCCAACATATATGAAATGTGGAGTATACGTTGCTAAGACTCCAATCCATTATTGTCTTTAACTCATTCCAGTATGTAACCTCCTCAAAGGGCATTGTTTCAATAGGTGCTCCAGTTATTATAAGGCCGTCAAACCTTTCACCCTTCACATCTTCAAAAGTCTTATAGAAGTTGGAAAGATGCTCTTCAGGTGTGTTCTTTGATGTATAGGTCTGAGGATGCAGCAGTACTACATCAACCTGAATGGGGGTATTGCCTATAAGTCTCAGCAGCTGTGTCTCTGTAACTATTTTTGTGGGCATCAGATTTAAGATAGCTATCCTAAGGGGCCTTATATCTTGATGCATTGCCCTTTCTTCAGTCATAACAAATATATTTTCATTTGAAAGAATTTCTGCCGCAGGCAGATTATCAGGAATTTTTATTGGCATATATGACACCTCTTAAGTATTTATTGAGACATTTCATAGCAGTATAATTCCAAGTTAATTTATATGAATAATATATTTATATTATAACTTTTTTTATCTTTTTTCAATACAAAAAAATACGAAGCCAAAATGCCAAGTATGACATATTTAGCTTCAGTCTTTTACCCTGTTAATATAGTTTATCAAGTTCCAATACAGCCAAAATTACATTTTCATATTCATATCCATATGAAATACGTCCGGGCTCAACATTCCGAATATCATGGCTACATGTGCAACCACAAGGAATATTCCTACAAAAATGGAATGGAGCTTAAGCTTTTCCATCTCATCTTTCTTCCTTCCTATTAGGCCCATTTCCAGCAGTGCCATTCCCAAAAGCGGAATTATTCCTGACAAATAAAAACCTACGGCAATTACATCAGCCGGCCCCCTCCATTCTCCGTTTTGGGTCAAAGGAATAACCGCTGTATACATTAAATAAATGAAAATGCCGGTAAAATAAACTCCTGAGATAATTCCTGCAATTTTATTAACTGTCCTTATCGGCCCATTCAGCTTGCGGCTAAAGAGTATAACCAGTTCGGTTATTGCAATGGTTTCAGCCAAAATGACAGGTATAGCCATGAATATTAGAAGATTCCAAGGCTGATTTGATGCAAGCAACTCCATATAGTGAGTCATATTACCCATAAAATCCCTCCTGTTTGATTTAGTTTATTCGGCATATACAATATACCAACTGTTTGTGAAGATTTTATGGAGATTAAAAATATATTTCCGCTAATTCAATATATCATTAACAAACTTCTTGCCAAAATTGCAAACTCACTGCAACTAGACCTGAGAACAGTACAGAAATAATATTTTTAATACTTGCCGAAATTGTTCTGCTCTAGATCAATATTAAGTTGAGGTGGAGTATTAACTAAATTTCTTTTGCTACTTTTCATTTGACTTTTTAAATTGTGTTTTGACGTATTTTTCAACTTATTATATTCATTATTAACAGTATTCCTCTTCAATACAAATTGGCTGACTTTTTCTTTTAATAATTCTGCCTGCCCTGATAATTCCTGGCTTGCGGCTGCACTTTCTTCTGATGTTGCAGAGTTTGTCTGTGTTACTTGTGAGACTTGCATGATGCCTTGATTTACTTGCAAAATTGCAGTTGCCTGATAATCGGAGGCTGAAGCAATCTCGTTGATAAGGTCCGCGACCTTGGAGACACCTGTTACGATTCTGTTAAGAGCCTCAGCTGTAGAATTTGCGATTTTGGTTCCGTCATCAACTTTTTTAATGGAACCCTCAATAAGACCTGTTGTTTCCTTTGCTGCATTTGCACTTCTTGCGGCTAGACTTCTCACTTCCTCAGCAACTACTGCAAAACCCTTACCGTGCTGACCTGCTCTAGCAGCTTCAACTGCTGCATTCAAAGCAAGGATATTGGTCTGAAAAGCTATCTCATCAATTACCTTGATTATCTTGGAAATACTGCTTGAAGCTATATTTATTTCATCCATAGCCTTTAGCATGTCACCCATTTGGCAGTTACCATGGATTGCATTATCCTTTGCAGATATTGCTAATTCATTGGCTTGGTTTGCATTAGCAGCATTTTGCTTTGTCTGTGCTGCAATTTCCTCCATTGAGGCTGAAAGCTCCTCCGCAACAGATGCCTGCTCTGTCGAGCCTTGCGACAAAGCCTGACTGGAAGCTGCAACCTGGCTTGCACCAGCAAAAACTTGTTCTGCAGCAGAGTTAATACCTCCTAAAACTTCGTTGAATGAAGAGATAATCTTATTAAGAGAACTCTTAATTTCTATAAAATCACCATTAAACTCACTATCAACATGTAGGTTTAGATTTCCATTAGCCATCTGGTTTAATATTTCCGATATTTCATTTATGTACGAATAGAGTGTTGAAATGGTCTTATTAAGTGAATTTTTTATTTTAGCATGATCTCCTTTATATTCACCAGTGACCTTGCATTGAAGATTACCTTTTGAAATTTCCTCCAATACATTTGAACTTTCCTGGATAGGTAATATTACAGCATCAAGGATATCATTCATTCCATGTACAATTTCTGCATACCCTCCACTAAACTTGTTTGAATCTCCACGGGCATTGAGCTTGCCTTCTGTTGCAGAGCTGGTTAGTAATTGGGCTTCTGTTATAAGACTTTTAAGAGTATGTATTATTTTACTAAAGGCATGACCAAGACTGCCTATTTCATCCTTTGAAGTAATATTTATAACTATGTCAAGATTACCGTCTGACACATCTTCAGCTGCTTTAACTATCTTTTTAATGGGGGTGTTTATAATCCTTGCAATAAAAAGACTTACTCCTATTCCAAGTAAAAACGCCATTACAAAGAATACCAGAACAAGCGTAGCCTTGGTATTCATTGACTTACTTAGATTTTCAGCATTCTGTTTCATTCCGTCATTTTTCAACTTTTCGTATTTGTCAAGATTATCTGCAAACAGCGTTCTTAACTTAGCATAGTCACCGTGAAAAATATTTAAAACCTCTGTCCTATTTGCTTTCGGGTCCATCATTTTCTTTTCAAGTTCTATCAGTTGTTGGTTATACTGATCATTTTCATTGAATATGTTTTTTTCTTCGCTATTTACGGCATATTTTAAGGATTCTTCTATTTTTTCATCTATTGCTTTGGCGTTTAAATCGTATTTGCTCCTTTCAGTAGAATCTTCAGGATCTATAATAATTCCCCTTATACAATCTGCTAAAGTTAAGTCTATAAATCGTATATCCTGAGCAAGATTAAAAGCATATATATCCTTATCTACAAAATTATTAAATGTAGTTATTTCATCTTTAATTGAAATGTAGGATATTATAATTGATATTGAACATACTAGCAGAACAGTGATAAACCCTAAAAGAATTTTATTCCTGATACTAAAAATCATTATGATGCCTCCCTATAATTAATATACTGGTATTTAAGCTACATTCAACTGCATTTTCGCAATTTCATAAATAAAATAGCTCACTTGAATAATACATTTATCGGAATGAAAGCTAACGAACTTAATACACATATGTATTCTCTGCTAAATTTCGCAACCCAACTTATAAATGCCTCTAAAATAGAAATGAATATTGATGGCGAGAAAAAGCACATTGTGCAGATATATGAAGCAAGCCAGTAGAAAGTGCTTCCATGAAAATAGGCATTTTGCGTTATATTTTAAATGTACCTGTCATGTTTACAAGATTTTCAACACTATCATTAGTTATCTTAGCTTGACTTAACACTTCGTGTGCTTTATACATTATTGAAGAAGTTCTTTGAGCTATGTTTACTGAACCTTCTGCACCTTCGTTAGCCGCTTTTGAAATTTCATCTATTGCTTTTATTATATTTTTCATTGATGATTCCAATTGCTCGCAAGTTGTTGAGAAACTTGTAACTAATCTTTCAACAAAATCAGCATCTTGACTATAATGTTCTCCTGTTTTTACCAAGGTGTTATAATCATTTATAACTTTGCTATCGACAAAAGTAAGTAGACCCTTGGAATCTTGGATTAGTTCCATAACAGAACTAGTTACCCCTTCTACTACACTTTGTATTTGTGAAACAGTATTCTTTGAGTCTTCTGCAAGCTTACGTATTTCATCTGCCACAACTGCAAAACCTTTTCCTGCTTCACCTGCCCTAGCTGCTTCTATTGAAGCATTCAAAGCTAAAAGGTTTGTTTGCTCCGATATCCCTAGAATAGCTTGTGTAAGAACATTGATTTCCTCAATAACCCTGGACTTATCAATTGATTCTTTAAGTCTTAATTGAGTCATTTCATATATAGCCACTGCTGATTTTTGGGATTCTGTGACACTACTTTTTAATTCAATTGACCTTTTCTTAATTTCCTTAACCTGCATTAATCCATTTAGGGATATTTGAGCTACATTTTCCATGGAATGAACAACCTCATTAGCAGTTGCATTGATTTCTTCTGTCGCAGCTGCTGTTTCCTGCATCTGAGCAGAAAGCTGCTCAGTTGTTGAAGAAACTTCCTCAATATCTGCCTGAAGTTTATTCATTTCTTCTACAGTAATTAACGAACCTTTTTCAATCACAGCAGATTCATTAATAATGCCTGAAATTGTTTTGTAAATCGCTTCTTTCATTTTATTAGTAGCCCTTGCAATAACTCCTATTTCGTCTTTAGAATTAGTCAAAAATGACTTTAGTTCATGTGTTAAATTACCTAGGGAAATTTCCGATATACCTTTTTCCAACTCTTCAATTCTCTTTGCGATCTGATATCCAGTTGCAAATGATATCAGAATTCCTATAACCAGCATTAAAACGAGAACTCCAAAAATAATCCTTGTATTATTAGCCAGCTCTCTATTTACTTCAGATATTGGGATCCCTACAAACCACATTCCTATTATATCACCTGTACTATCTTTTATTGCTGTATAATGTGTCATTACTGGAATTCCGGCAACAAGAGTTTCGCCAAGAAAGTTTTCACCTTTTGTAAGGGTTTTATCAATAACTTCTTTTGATGCTTTTGTATCAACCTTCCTTTTTCCATCCTCTCCCTTTACATTTGTAGAAACTCTTGTATCCTTTAAAAATATAGTAGATAGGATGCCTGTATCTATGCTAATTTCATCAACCAAATCAAAATTATCATTAATAAGAGTTGTCCCTTTGTATAACTTATTATCGGATATTTTCCATTCACCAGGATATTTTTCATTAAGTGCCATATAGCCTAATGCTGAAGCAGTGCCTAATTGATCATGTATTTTATTATTAAGAATATTTTCAGATGTAAAATATGTAGTGATAATGATAACTGCCGAAAATACAATTAATATAACGCTAAAGATTAATGCAAATTTGAATTTTATTTTCATCATCATCGACTCCAGTCATTTGTTTAGTTAACATATTTATCTGTAAATGTCTTGAATACTTTTACTTAAAACATTATCCTATTGCAGCATTTATATTTTACCCCTTTTCATTTAGATCCTTTTGTATACAAAATTACTTTTATTCTTTCATAATTTTATTTAATTGCTGCAAAGATAAAGGGAAACCAATGGTCGAAAGGTTTAATTAAATTTATCAGACAAATAATATAATACACTCGTATTATATATCAAGAAAGAAAATTTAAGAGGTGTCTGCCATGAGAAAAATATTTTTGTCACGCACTGATAAGAAAATAGCTGGTGTCTGTGGGGGTATTGCAGAATATTTTGGCCTTGATTCAACTTTAGTGAGACTTGCCTTTGTTATATTGGCATTACTGGGCTTTAGCTCAGTTATTGTATATATAGCATGCTGGTTTATATTCCCAAGCGAAGAATTCTAAGCAATTTAAATGGGTTTTTAATTAAATCAAAAACACTTTAAACCCTTAATAGCTAACTGCTTGAAGGACTGACATCCCGGTGCGGCAGTTGGCTATTTAAAGATCTAAAGTGCTGGGTTTAAGTGCTTAATTCTTTAATATTTTAGCTTACTTTAAGCTCTAACCTTAGTTTGTCAGCTACCATTGCTATAAACTCGGAGTTTGTAGGTTTGCCTTTTCCCAAGTTCACAGTATAGCCAAAGAGAGAGTCAATAGTATCAACCTGCCCTCTACTCCATGCAACTTCAATAGCATGGCGTATTGCCCTTTCCACTCTGCTCGGCGTAGTGTTATACTCCCTTGCTATTGATGGGTAAAGCTGCTTGGTTATTGAATTTATAACATCAAGGTCTTTTACTACCATAATTATTGCATCCCTTAAATACTGATACCCTTTTATATGTGCCGGCACCCCAATTTCGTGCATTATGCTTGTTACCTCAGCTTCAAGGTTTCTAGGCGACGGAGAAAAAATAGTCGGTCTTTCGCTTGTATGGTCGGATATCAATATGGATGACTGGTTTACATCCTTTAGTTGTCTGATCCTTGAAACAAGTATATCCATATCAAAGGGCTTAACTACGTAGTATTCCGCCCCTAAAGATAAAGCACGCTGTGTTATCTTGTCCTGACCTACTGCTGATAAAATTATAAACATGGGTTTTCTACCCATCTGAATGCCATTTACCTTTTCAAGGACTCCCAGTCCATCAAGATGAGGCATAATTATATCAAGTATGGCAATATCGGGTGCAGTGTTTACAATCAAATCAAAAGCCTCCAGGCCATCCCTTGCTACTCCTACTACTTCAATATCACTCTGGTTGTTCAGATATTCTGCCAATATATCACCAAACTCACGATTATCATCAGCAATTACCACCTGTATTTTTTTAGCTAACAATTTAACTCCCCCTCAGCTTTTGTAAAAATAATCAATTCAATAGATATTATATTTGTGTTTCGACAAAATTTCAAGTACAAATTGCTAAAATTTAGCAATAGCTGCTTGTTTGTACCAGAATCAAACGTTTTATTTCCCAAAATATAAAATAATTTACTCAATTCCTCTGCAAAATTACCCGGCTTTTACCATAACCTGTTTGCTATCTTGCAAAGCGTTTTTAAGCATCTTTTCAATAAAAATCCCGTATCCACGGGTGGGATCATTTACCAACACATGAGTTACAGCACCAACTATCCTTCCATCTTGTATTATAGGGCTTCCCGACATACCTTGTACTATTCCTCCGGATATGTTTAGCAGCCTGGGATCTGTAACCTTTAATACCATCCCCTTTGCACTGTCAAGTTTCTGTCTTGAGACCTTTTGAATTTCCACACTATATTCCCTGACATCTGTACCGTCAATATTGGATAGTATCTTGGCAGGACCTTCCCTCAGCTGACTTTTCAATGCAACAGGATATACCTTTCCTTCAATCCTTTCCGATGCATTACCCTCAAGACTTCCATATATACCAAATTCCGAATTTTTATTTATTACCCCAAGTCTTTTCCTTTCCTCCATAAAAACGCCTTTCAGCTCACCAGGTGCACCTTGCTTTCCCTTCTTAACGGATAAAATAGTGGATTCTAATATTTCACCTTGTTTTACAGGCATTATCTTTCCTGTATCAAGATCTGTTATTCCATGACCTAATGCCCCGAAACTTCCTGTGGAGTGGTCGTAAAATGTAAGAGTCCCTATACCTGCAGTACTGTCCCTTACCCACAATCCCAAATGATATTTGTTATCGTCCGATGACTTGACAGGCTTAATGTCCCTGCTAATTATTTCATCACCATGTTTAATACTTAAATGTATATTTTTCCCTTCGCTGTTATCAATCTGGTCAACAAGGTCATTTATGCTAACCAAATCATTGCCGTTAGCTTGTAATATTAAGTCTCCAGGCTTTATACCACTCTGCTTGGCAGGATAGTTTTTGCTGCCCGATACATCTTCAACATCCGATATGCCTATTACAAGCAACCCTTTTGTCCTTATTTTGACACCGATAGTATTTCCGCAAGCTACAATTTCCCTATTAGGAACCACATTAATTTCCATGGTCTTTACAGGGATAATTCCGAACAAGTTCATTCTAAGGTTCACGCAACCCTGCTTTAAAGACTTTAGGGAAAAAGGATTTGAAAATCCTACATTGAGAGTACTTGCAGTTTTATGCCCCATCCTTTCTTTAATAAGGCTTATAATTCCTTCCCTATCAGTCTTTATACTGACCAAAAAAGGACTTTTAAAGTCATATGCAAAATCATCCCCTTCAGCTAGAGTCAGTTGCCCCGGTATTACAGTGAGGATTTGAGAATAACTTAATAAGACTACCAAAACACTTATTATAATGAAAATAATAATATTTTTTCTTTTATTGTTAGAATTCATCGTTTATATCTCCCGGTACCAATGTCAAATTTTAATGTCTGGGAAATTATGATGTATCCCATACATAATTTCACATGACAAGTTTTCAATCATACAAAATCCCTTTGGGTTTTGTTCTGCCCTATGCTTAAAATTCATGATTTCAAATTAATAATCTTTACTTTGAGTTAATGATAAGTTAACCCTTTATAACTTTTATTATTCAAACAAATTAATGCATTGAAGGTAATAAAAAAACAGTCACGCTGTAAAGCCCGACTGCTTCGTAATAATTAATAAATTGAATTTCTATTTTTATTATTTCCCATCAACTTCTGGAATTAATTTTAAACTTTTTGGCATTCCCCAGTATTTCCTCAGCATGCTTCAATGTAATATCTGAAATATTAGACCCTCCTAATATTCTTGCTATTTCATTTTTTATTTCTTTGTCACTAATCCTTCGCACACTGGTCTTTGTCAGATTGTCAATCGATTGCTTCTCTATCTGAAAATGCCCATCTGCCATGCACGCTATCTGTGCAAGATGAGTTACGCATAAGACCTGATGGCTTCCCGATATTATGGAAAGCTTTTCAGCAACCTTTTGTGCAGCCTTTCCGCTTATACCTATATCTATCTCATCAAATATCAGGGTTGGAATGTCATCAACATTTGCCAGTATGGTCTTTATGGCCAGCATTATTCTGGACATTTCGCCTCCTGATACTATTTTGGAAAGGGGCTTTAGCGGTTCCCCCGCATTGGGGGAAATCAGAAACTCTACTTTATTAAGTCCATTACCCCAAAATTTATACTCATCGTTTTCGTCTTTTTCAGAATTGAAGTCAATATTAACTTTGAATTGTGCTTTTTTCATTTCCAGATCTTCAAGCTCTTTTCCAATCTGCTCTTCTAATATCCGGGCTGCCTTGTTTCTTTCATCATTGAGCATTGCAGCTGTATCGTAAAGCTCAACTGCTATATTTACAAGCTTTTTATTAAGTTCATTTACTATCTCGTCGCTTTTAATTATTTCATCGTACTCAGATTCAGCCTTTTTAAGGTATTCCAAAACATCTTCTATCGTTGCTCCGTATTTTTTCTTTAGCCTTACTATGAGGTCAATCCTTTCCTCAACCTGCTCCAATAAGTCAGGGCTATACTCGGTATTGTCCCTTTCCTTTCTTATCTGTTCAACTACATCGTCCAACTGATAGGATATCTCCTCAAGTTTTACTGCCAGCTTTCCGTATTTCTCATCCAGCTTTGAAATTGAGCTGAGCTGCGATATTGCATCGCTCAAGCTGTCGTAAACAGAGCTTTTTATATTATTTCCCGAAAAAATATTTTCATATACTCCGGATAATGCTTCAATAATCCTTTCTGCATTGGAAAGAACATTTCTCTGCCTGTTGAGCTCTTCGTCCTCGCCTATCTTAAGCTTTGCCTTTTTTATTTCATCTATCTGAAAGCTTAAAAAGTCAATTTTCTTCTCCCTGTCATTTTTGTCACCTGCAAGGGCCCTAACTTTGCTTTTTATATTTTTATACTCAACAAGAAGGTTTGTATACTTGTCCTTAAGATCATCTATTTGATTTGACCCGAAAGAATCCAACAGCTCTATATGGCTTTCGGTGCGGAGAAGGGACTGATTGTCATGCTGCCCGTGAACATCAACAAGCCTGCTTCCAAGCTCTTTAAGCATAGAAACAGTAACCATTTTCCCATTTATTCTGCAGCTGTTTTTTCCTGATAAGGTAAACTCCCTTGAAATAATCAAAGTTCCGTCCTCCTCAGGCTCAACCCCTATTTCTTCTAGAAAGGCCTCTATATTCTTATTTTCAATCTGAAAAACTGCTTCAACAGAGGCTTTATCCTTTCCGGTCCTTATAAGTTCCTTTGAAAGCCTCTCTCCAAGAATTGCGTTTATTGAATCGATTATTATAGATTTACCTGCCCCAGTTTCACCGGTTAATACATTTAAGCCTTTACCAACCTCGATACAAATCTTCTCAATTAAGGCAATATTCTGTATTTCAAGCTGTTGAAGCAAGCCGCCACCTCCAGTAATGGTTCTATATATTTTTATTAGCCAACTTGTTAAATCTATTGACCATTTCTTCCGCTATTTTTTCAGCTCTGCAAATTATCATTATTGTATCATCACCAGCTATGGTTCCAAGCACTTCAGTCCACTTCATTGAGTCTATTGCCGAAGCACAGGCTTGTGCCATACCTGGAAGAGTCTTAACTACCACGATATTGTTTGCATAGTCACTTGAAACATATGACTCTGCGAATATGGTAAGAAGCCTGTTTGAAATAACACTCTCCGCTGGTGTAAACGGGGCATATTTATACCTTCCGTCTTCCATCATAACCTTAATGAGGCGGAGCTCTTTTATATCCCTTGAAACTGTAGCCTGTGTCACATCAAAGCCCAGCTCTTTAAGCTTCTCAGCAATTTCCTCCTGAGTTTCAATTTTTTCCTTTTCTATCAATTCAAGAATTTTTGAATGTCTACTGTATTTCATCCTTGAATGTTTCTCCCCTCATGTAAAATTTCGACCTTAATATTTTAAAAAAATTCTTATTTGCAACCTTTATCATTTTCACCGAACAGGGAGCCTTTTTAACCTCTATGGAATATCCACCCTTTACCTCGTATCCATTCTGTCCGTCAACAGTAACCATTGCACTATGCTCATAGCTTTCATCCACCACTACCCTAACCACTCTCTCGGCTGTAGTGATGAAAGACCTTGAATACAATATATGAGGACAAATAGGTGTAATAACTATTATCTCCAGGTCAGGTTCCACAATGGGACCTCCCGCAGATAATGAATATGCAGTTGACCCCGTAGGACTTGATACTATAATGCCGTCTCCAGGGTAGGACTCGGCATATACGTTATTGATATAAGTTTTGAGATGAAGTATCCTTGACAATTCTCCTCTGGATATCACTACATCATTTAATGCTATGTCCTTTGCTATTACTCCTGACTTGCTGTAAATAACAGTCTCAAGCATCATTCGCTCTTCAATAGTATACCTGTCATTTAAAATACTTTCAATTGCCGTATTTATATCCGACTTTTCAATTTCAGTCAGAAAACCAAGGGTACCTAAATTTATCCCCAATATGGGAACATTGGCAGAATACGCATTTCTGGCCACCTTTAAATATGTCCCGTCTCCGCCTAAGCATAAAACCCCTTCAGCCTTTAAGTAAATTTCCCGTTCATCAAGTGCTTCTATATTGTGTTCCATATGAACTGCAGACGCATGAGGCATCAAAACTCTTCCACCCAGCTCTATTATCTTATCAGCTACCAGCTTTGTAAATCTAAAATTCATATCTTTATCGGAATTTGTTATTATACCGATTGCTTTCATTATTTCCCCTTAATGTATATTAAAAGCGTCACCAATCAATAGACAAATGTTTTGATCAATCACTTTTAATGTAGTTTTATTTTATAATAACACACTAAATGCAATTGTGAAAATAATTTTTGGTGAAAAGTTTAACAAAATCATTTTATGATTTTGTTAAACTCACAGATCGGTATGGGCCATAGCAACAATTTTGGAAATATCCTCATCTAAAGAAATATCACTCCCATCCAAATTTGACAGGTACAGGAGGTATTCAATATTACCTTCAGGGCCTTTTATGGGCGAGTATGACAAGCCTTTTATGGAAAATCCCAGACTTGAAGAAAACTCTGCAATACTTTTTATAACTTCTTCATGGACCTTTGGGTCTCTTACCACGCCCTTCTTCCCCACCTTTTCTCTTCCTGCCTCGAACTGGGGCTTTATAAGGCACACCACTTCACCATTAGGATTAAGAAGTGTTTTAACCACAGGCAAAACTTTTTTGAGGGATATAAAGGAAACGTCAATTGAGGCAAAATTCTTGAGATCTCCCATTTCTTCAGGTTTGACATATCTGATATTGGTTCTTTCCATATTTATTACTCTTTTGTCATTTCTAAGCTCCCAGGCAAGCTGCCCATAACCTACATCAACAGCAGTAACTTCAATTGCTCCATTCTTTAGCATACAGTCTGTAAATCCACCGGTAGAAGCACCGATATCAATAGCTTTGGCACCGACAAGGCTGACATTGAAAAATTTCAATGCTTTCTCAAGCTTAAGGCCTCCCCTGCTTACATAAGGCACAGCATTATTTTTTATTTCAATTTGTGACTCTATATCAAATTTTGAGCCTGGCTTATCTTCCTTATTTTTATTTACAAAAACAAGACCTGCCATAATAGTGCTTCGTGCTTTTTCTCTACTTTCAAA
This genomic interval carries:
- the spoIVB gene encoding SpoIVB peptidase, with the protein product MNSNNKRKNIIIFIIISVLVVLLSYSQILTVIPGQLTLAEGDDFAYDFKSPFLVSIKTDREGIISLIKERMGHKTASTLNVGFSNPFSLKSLKQGCVNLRMNLFGIIPVKTMEINVVPNREIVACGNTIGVKIRTKGLLVIGISDVEDVSGSKNYPAKQSGIKPGDLILQANGNDLVSINDLVDQIDNSEGKNIHLSIKHGDEIISRDIKPVKSSDDNKYHLGLWVRDSTAGIGTLTFYDHSTGSFGALGHGITDLDTGKIMPVKQGEILESTILSVKKGKQGAPGELKGVFMEERKRLGVINKNSEFGIYGSLEGNASERIEGKVYPVALKSQLREGPAKILSNIDGTDVREYSVEIQKVSRQKLDSAKGMVLKVTDPRLLNISGGIVQGMSGSPIIQDGRIVGAVTHVLVNDPTRGYGIFIEKMLKNALQDSKQVMVKAG
- the recN gene encoding DNA repair protein RecN yields the protein MLQQLEIQNIALIEKICIEVGKGLNVLTGETGAGKSIIIDSINAILGERLSKELIRTGKDKASVEAVFQIENKNIEAFLEEIGVEPEEDGTLIISREFTLSGKNSCRINGKMVTVSMLKELGSRLVDVHGQHDNQSLLRTESHIELLDSFGSNQIDDLKDKYTNLLVEYKNIKSKVRALAGDKNDREKKIDFLSFQIDEIKKAKLKIGEDEELNRQRNVLSNAERIIEALSGVYENIFSGNNIKSSVYDSLSDAISQLSSISKLDEKYGKLAVKLEEISYQLDDVVEQIRKERDNTEYSPDLLEQVEERIDLIVRLKKKYGATIEDVLEYLKKAESEYDEIIKSDEIVNELNKKLVNIAVELYDTAAMLNDERNKAARILEEQIGKELEDLEMKKAQFKVNIDFNSEKDENDEYKFWGNGLNKVEFLISPNAGEPLKPLSKIVSGGEMSRIMLAIKTILANVDDIPTLIFDEIDIGISGKAAQKVAEKLSIISGSHQVLCVTHLAQIACMADGHFQIEKQSIDNLTKTSVRRISDKEIKNEIARILGGSNISDITLKHAEEILGNAKKFKINSRS
- a CDS encoding arginine repressor, which encodes MKYSRHSKILELIEKEKIETQEEIAEKLKELGFDVTQATVSRDIKELRLIKVMMEDGRYKYAPFTPAESVISNRLLTIFAESYVSSDYANNIVVVKTLPGMAQACASAIDSMKWTEVLGTIAGDDTIMIICRAEKIAEEMVNRFNKLANKNI
- a CDS encoding NAD(+)/NADH kinase, coding for MKAIGIITNSDKDMNFRFTKLVADKIIELGGRVLMPHASAVHMEHNIEALDEREIYLKAEGVLCLGGDGTYLKVARNAYSANVPILGINLGTLGFLTEIEKSDINTAIESILNDRYTIEERMMLETVIYSKSGVIAKDIALNDVVISRGELSRILHLKTYINNVYAESYPGDGIIVSSPTGSTAYSLSAGGPIVEPDLEIIVITPICPHILYSRSFITTAERVVRVVVDESYEHSAMVTVDGQNGYEVKGGYSIEVKKAPCSVKMIKVANKNFFKILRSKFYMRGETFKDEIQ
- a CDS encoding TlyA family RNA methyltransferase, coding for MEKERLDILLVKKGFFESREKARSTIMAGLVFVNKNKEDKPGSKFDIESQIEIKNNAVPYVSRGGLKLEKALKFFNVSLVGAKAIDIGASTGGFTDCMLKNGAIEVTAVDVGYGQLAWELRNDKRVINMERTNIRYVKPEEMGDLKNFASIDVSFISLKKVLPVVKTLLNPNGEVVCLIKPQFEAGREKVGKKGVVRDPKVHEEVIKSIAEFSSSLGFSIKGLSYSPIKGPEGNIEYLLYLSNLDGSDISLDEDISKIVAMAHTDL